The window ATCAAAATCAATTGCCCCTGATTTGTTTTCGTATACTCCCACGCCTGTCGATAATAATCTGACGCGACTTTTGCCGCCTCTTGCTTGGCATCTTGCGGCACACCAGGGTCATCCAGTAAAAAAGAAGTGACCTTCGCTCTGACATACGCCTGCCGACTTAAGTACAACGGTAAAACCTGCAATCCTTCCCAGTCGCCCGTTTGCTCAATATAGGTATTTAAAAAGGCATTTCCTAAGTCTTTACGCCCCCGTGCTTCTAAATCCATCACGGCAAACGCCACATCGTACATTACATCAACAAAGCGGAATGGCTCATTAAATTCAATCCGATCAAACAATTGAATTTTGTCATGCCAAAAGCAAATATTTCTTAGATGCAAATCGCCGTGACATTCCCGAATCCGGTTATTTTCCCGACGTGTTGCGAATAACGTCTGCTGCTGTTCAAAGAAGGTATCGCTAAAGTTCTTGGTTTCCTCGTATTGTTGTTGCGTTTGAGGCTCACCAATATAAGTAGGTGGATAGGGAAAAACTCAACTATGTAACGCTACATTAACAATTAGCCGGACTTGAACTTGAAACGCTCTGTACTCCGCCCCTCAACTTGGCCTCTAGCTTCTAGACCATCCATCACTGCATAAGCTAGGTCTAACTCATCTTCAAACATCTGCCCTGCCAGTTCATGGGTTTTGAGTTGATGCCATTCCGACTCAATCAGATTCATCTGGGAGCAATAGGCTGGCAAAAAGAATAAGTACAATCCTTGAGCTTCCCATTGTGCCCACTTTTGTTGTACTGGAGTACTGGTATGAATTGAGCCATTGTCTTGCACGATGACGCGAATCCGTCCGGTATTGGCAAACTCTTGTGCTGCAACACCAGCTTGCTGATCGATCATTTTGATGTAGCTTTCACTGGTGAAACTGCCAATCACTAAGCCATAGACGAAGCTGACTAACGGTTGCCAAAGCCCTAAAATACTCAGCCGTCTCCCTCGTCGAGGGGTTTGTTCGAGGCGTTTTTGTTCCCCCCGGAAAAAGTAGCTGTAGCTGGCTGGACTCCACAAGCTAAACCCGGACTCATCCAGGTACAGTAGGTCAATCTCTCCCGTGGCAGCAGCTAACTCCAACATATCCAAGTCGGCTTGCTTGATGGCTCGTTGTTCGGAATCTTGTTTGTCTCGATGGCTGACACGGGTACGCTTCCACATCACCCCCTTTTTTTGAGTACTCGACGCAGGTGGTCGGGACTCAGTTGAACTTGCCGCTCCGTTGCCAGTTTTTGTGCCAATTGATGAGCGTTGTAGGTGCGATTGTCTTGTCTAAGACACGCTTCAACATATTCGATGTCGGCTTTTTGCCAACGACATTTCCCCCCTCGTCCGGAAGCCTCCCACAATCCTCCCAATCCCTTGGTTTCCCACCGATGAATCGTCTCTCGTACCGTTTGCATATGCCAGTTGAAGTAGATGGCGATTTTCTCGACGTACCACCCTTGTGCATTCAGTCGCACCACTTCAGCTCGATCTTTGACCCGTTGCGGCACTGTTGTCGCCGTTCTCAGCTCAAACAATGTTCGCTTTTGTTCGAGTGTGAGGAAGATTCTCAGTCGGGCACCCATGAGTCATCTCCTAGATTGAAGAGCTTGATGATTCACTTATCTTTACATACTTTAGGATTTTCTCCCCGACCTACTTACTTTTCTGTTTGCTGATAATTTTCGTCAAATGCCTCGCGAATTTTAGAGACTTCCCCAAAAGAGCAGATGTAATCATTGGTTTGGGCTTTGTCATGGAATTGGGCAACCATTCGCCCTAAATCTTCCATGTGGGTTTCTGTCAACTTCCCCTGTTCAAACATCGTAATAAATAGCGCTTCTTGAGGAAATTGGCACATTTTTAGCGTAGATTCTACCGCTTCACCCGCACCCCCCAAAACAAACTTGCCATCAATTTCAGCAATAGGCAAAACCTCCAGATAAATCTCCGGCGCAATTGGCTGATTCATCCGCAATTCTTCTAAACAGAAATGCTGCCGTTGTGCCAAAGTGGAGAAATCTAAGAAGCCAAAATTCACCGGTTTCTTGACTTTATAAGCATAATCACCGGTCAGAAACACGTAGGAAACATGAGTTTGAATGAATTGAATGGGTTCTGTTACCGGGTGAGGATAGAACCCTGGCTCCATCATTTGCTGAATTAAGGCAGGAACAGATGTCTGTGTCATGTTTTCAGGTAGGCTTCGTTTACAAGTCGTGATGCGTACAGCCCCCATGCTTTTAGCAGGAGGAAGATGTCAAAGTCTTGGTTTTATATGAGGGGAAGGGACAAATGTTCTTGGATGCGGCATTATAGCTGTAGCCATAAAGGTTAGGACTTTCTTTAATAACCTAAACGACCCATACCAGTCATAACTATTCTGCCTTCTGTCTACTCCTGCCCAGAACGCTGCGCGAACTGCCTTCTGCTATCTCTCATACAAAAAAGCCAGGGACAATTGTCCCTGGTCTTCCTAAACTCATGAGGATAAACCTCAAGTCGCTTCTGAAGCTTCTTCGGTTCCTTCTTGTGTACCGCCAGCGTAACCGCCCACAATGACAATCGTGGTTTCGGGTTCAAGCATTGGTGTAATGCCCTGTGGCAGAATGAGGTCGCCAACATGCAGACTATCTCCAATCTCTAGATTAGAAACATCAACATCAATGGATTCGGGGATGTCGCCTGGGGCACACTGTACCTGAATTTCTGTAATCACAGGGTCGAGGATTCCTCCTGATTTAATCCCTGCGGCCTGTCCCACAAAGTGCAAAGGCACGGTTACTTCAAGGCTGTCTTGAGAAGCTACGGAGAAAAAGCTGAGATGGTAGATTTGACTTCTTTTCCAAGGATGAGATTGCACTTCCCGCA of the Allocoleopsis franciscana PCC 7113 genome contains:
- a CDS encoding 50S ribosomal protein L25/general stress protein Ctc — encoded protein: MEVSVECQKRPDGSKPGALRRSGLIPAVLYGHKGTESVSLTLPAKTAETLLKKATVNNTLVQVNIPDISWNGKALLREVQSHPWKRSQIYHLSFFSVASQDSLEVTVPLHFVGQAAGIKSGGILDPVITEIQVQCAPGDIPESIDVDVSNLEIGDSLHVGDLILPQGITPMLEPETTIVIVGGYAGGTQEGTEEASEAT